In Candidatus Contubernalis alkalaceticus, the following proteins share a genomic window:
- the hrcA gene encoding heat-inducible transcriptional repressor HrcA: MSLSQRKKQILQAVITEYIKTAEPVGSRTIARRYGLDLSPATIRNEMSDLEELGYLEQLYTSSGRIPSQKGYRFYVDSLMEFKDLSANEIAWIHKLYNIKLREIDKIVQHTAKVLSAITQYTTLILGPQIQKSAFQQLQIFPLDASKALVILTTDTGFVENKIIELPRMLSTEELFKIVEYMNRKLKGLSIDRITNTLIREMKVEMIHQMDFIEQAINLLDESFSFEKEKKVYLGGTANILNQPDFKDVSKIKKIFDVLEEETLLSKLLEDASTADRMQVIIGEEITIEEIQECSLITATYRVGEKTIGSIGVLGPTRMNYSKVITIVEHITQELNGILNDIYKK; this comes from the coding sequence ATGAGCCTTTCTCAAAGAAAAAAGCAAATACTGCAGGCAGTAATTACAGAATACATTAAAACTGCGGAACCTGTTGGTTCCAGGACCATTGCCCGCCGTTATGGCCTGGATTTAAGTCCCGCCACAATTCGAAATGAAATGTCGGATTTGGAGGAGCTGGGTTACTTAGAACAGCTCTACACTTCATCGGGACGGATTCCTTCTCAAAAAGGGTACCGTTTTTATGTGGATTCCCTTATGGAATTCAAAGATTTATCCGCCAATGAAATTGCCTGGATTCATAAGCTTTATAACATTAAGCTTAGAGAAATTGACAAGATTGTTCAGCACACCGCTAAAGTGCTTTCTGCTATCACCCAATATACAACCTTAATCCTGGGGCCTCAAATTCAAAAAAGTGCTTTTCAGCAGCTTCAAATTTTTCCTCTGGATGCAAGTAAGGCTCTAGTAATACTGACCACAGATACCGGGTTTGTGGAGAATAAAATTATCGAGCTTCCCCGGATGCTTTCCACTGAGGAATTGTTTAAAATTGTTGAATATATGAATAGGAAATTAAAAGGGTTGAGTATCGATAGGATTACCAATACTTTAATTCGGGAAATGAAAGTTGAAATGATTCACCAGATGGACTTTATTGAGCAGGCCATCAATCTCTTAGATGAAAGTTTTTCCTTTGAGAAGGAAAAAAAAGTCTATCTGGGGGGGACTGCCAATATCTTAAACCAACCGGACTTTAAAGATGTATCCAAAATAAAAAAGATTTTTGATGTTTTGGAGGAGGAAACTCTCCTGTCTAAACTGCTGGAGGATGCTTCCACAGCAGACAGGATGCAGGTTATTATCGGAGAAGAGATAACCATTGAAGAAATACAAGAATGCAGCTTGATAACGGCAACCTACAGGGTGGGAGAGAAGACCATAGGTTCAATTGGGGTCTTGGGTCCAACCAGAATGAATTACTCTAAAGTAATTACTATCGTGGAGCATATCACCCAGGAACTAAACGGTATTCTAAATGATATTTATAAAAAATAA
- the spoIIP gene encoding stage II sporulation protein P — MAKIIHFKKVRPKRSKRREYSGGLNSGLVTAVILILIAGLVFALGSHMVSRVSTVSSSAQSTIKDVSWQQEVLKNILSQNIPGMVELENTDGVDMDMVKDDEIALKPDKNHNDNMLKSTLYALTRVNPDDPKTFLNSQLTSMEMVSLLAESYSLEDDSIMMEKIQQEEELMEGNPNDHLMNSSLGQELSPLVIIYHSHTTESFFPTSGQNYTTDLSQTVVRVAEEIIQYLENDYGIKVIHNKEIHNIPHNEAYSKSIETVKELVKRYPEAAMVIDLHRDGVSREVSTTQINGQDVGKTLIVLGSDHSRWKQNYGFAYNFHEKSEELYPGLSRGISERRFTYNQEVHPQAILLEIGGHRNSLEEALRTGRYVAEIIGELFKEL; from the coding sequence ATGGCTAAAATAATACATTTTAAAAAAGTAAGGCCTAAAAGGAGCAAAAGAAGAGAATACAGCGGTGGTTTAAACAGCGGGCTGGTAACAGCAGTAATTTTGATCTTAATTGCCGGTTTAGTTTTTGCATTGGGCAGCCACATGGTCAGCCGGGTTTCGACAGTTTCTAGTTCAGCTCAAAGCACTATAAAGGATGTTTCCTGGCAGCAGGAGGTATTAAAAAATATACTGAGTCAAAATATACCAGGGATGGTTGAATTGGAAAACACTGATGGTGTGGACATGGACATGGTTAAAGATGACGAAATTGCTTTAAAGCCAGACAAGAACCATAATGACAATATGCTAAAATCCACACTATACGCCTTAACCCGGGTGAATCCCGATGACCCAAAAACTTTTCTCAATTCCCAGTTAACCTCCATGGAAATGGTTTCTCTTTTGGCGGAATCCTATTCTCTGGAGGATGATTCCATTATGATGGAAAAAATTCAGCAGGAAGAAGAACTAATGGAGGGAAATCCTAATGATCATTTGATGAATTCTTCTTTGGGACAGGAGTTAAGCCCTCTGGTAATTATTTACCATTCTCATACTACCGAATCCTTTTTTCCCACCTCAGGTCAGAACTATACAACGGATTTAAGCCAAACGGTGGTACGGGTGGCAGAAGAAATTATTCAATATCTTGAAAATGATTACGGAATTAAAGTAATCCACAACAAAGAAATACATAATATCCCTCATAACGAGGCCTACAGCAAGTCCATTGAAACGGTAAAAGAGCTGGTTAAAAGGTATCCGGAGGCTGCCATGGTTATTGACCTTCACCGGGATGGAGTCAGCCGGGAGGTGTCCACAACCCAAATTAACGGGCAGGATGTTGGGAAAACTCTAATTGTGCTGGGTTCAGATCACTCTAGATGGAAACAGAACTATGGATTTGCTTATAATTTTCATGAAAAGAGTGAAGAACTTTACCCCGGGCTTTCCAGGGGAATTTCAGAAAGACGTTTCACCTACAACCAGGAGGTTCATCCCCAGGCTATTTTGTTGGAAATCGGAGGCCACAGGAACAGCCTGGAGGAAGCCCTTAGAACCGGGCGTTATGTGGCGGAAATTATAGGTGAATTGTTCAAAGAGCTGTGA
- the gpr gene encoding GPR endopeptidase, with amino-acid sequence MADGSVENLVGWFRTDLAIEAAEMVAVSPQEEIPGVKVDRSEDNGIAVNRVSVLNQEGQKRIGKAVGNYITLEVPGLRKRDIPLQDRVSQTFTRELNNMAQFTEEMNILVVGLGNWNVTPDALGPRVVRDLLVTRHLMTLTPEVLGDGYRSVCAIAPGVLGLTGIETSEIILGIVQNIKPDLVLAIDALASRSMSRVNTTIQIADTGINPGSGVGNKRMGINRQTLGVPVIAVGVPTVVDAVTITLDTIDRAVDKLIKQNPEGSKIFNVLEGMERDERFALIKEVLEPYNENLMVTPKEIDTIIDDISIIVSGGLNAAFHPVIHREESTKYMH; translated from the coding sequence ATGGCAGATGGGTCTGTAGAAAACTTGGTGGGTTGGTTTCGCACTGATTTGGCAATTGAAGCAGCAGAGATGGTTGCCGTCAGCCCTCAAGAGGAAATACCTGGAGTAAAAGTAGATAGAAGTGAAGATAATGGAATCGCTGTGAACAGGGTTTCCGTTCTAAATCAAGAAGGGCAGAAAAGAATCGGTAAAGCGGTTGGAAACTATATTACCCTGGAAGTCCCTGGGCTGCGGAAAAGGGATATCCCTTTACAGGACAGGGTTAGTCAGACCTTTACCCGGGAATTGAATAACATGGCGCAGTTTACGGAGGAAATGAACATTCTGGTGGTGGGCCTTGGAAACTGGAATGTTACTCCCGATGCTTTGGGTCCCAGGGTGGTAAGGGATCTGCTGGTTACCCGACACCTGATGACATTAACCCCGGAGGTTTTGGGGGATGGATACCGTTCGGTATGTGCCATAGCTCCAGGAGTTTTAGGACTCACCGGCATAGAGACCAGTGAAATTATATTGGGCATAGTACAAAATATTAAGCCGGACCTGGTATTGGCTATTGATGCCCTGGCTTCTAGAAGTATGTCCAGAGTTAATACCACTATTCAGATTGCCGATACCGGCATTAACCCCGGATCCGGTGTTGGCAACAAGCGGATGGGAATTAACCGGCAGACTTTAGGAGTCCCGGTAATTGCCGTGGGAGTTCCTACGGTGGTAGATGCAGTTACCATTACTCTGGATACCATCGATCGGGCAGTTGACAAACTCATCAAACAAAATCCCGAGGGAAGTAAAATATTTAATGTGCTGGAAGGAATGGAGCGGGATGAAAGATTTGCACTGATAAAAGAGGTGCTGGAGCCCTATAATGAAAACCTGATGGTTACTCCAAAAGAGATTGATACTATCATCGATGATATTTCCATTATTGTTTCCGGAGGGTTAAATGCCGCCTTTCATCCTGTAATTCACAGGGAAGAATCAACCAAATATATGCATTAG
- a CDS encoding phage holin family protein — MFRLIIRFIVSALVIMFVGFLLPGFAVLGFGEALLAAIVISLLGFIIENLMGEKISPQNRGVVGFITAAVVIYVAQFIVPAMRVSILGALLAALIIGIIDAFVPTELR; from the coding sequence ATGTTTCGGTTAATTATACGATTTATTGTTTCTGCCTTGGTGATCATGTTCGTAGGATTCTTACTTCCCGGCTTTGCTGTGTTAGGTTTTGGTGAGGCTTTACTGGCAGCAATTGTCATATCACTTCTGGGTTTTATTATCGAAAACTTGATGGGAGAAAAGATATCTCCTCAAAACCGTGGTGTAGTGGGATTTATTACAGCGGCAGTAGTAATATACGTGGCACAGTTTATTGTGCCTGCTATGAGAGTATCTATCCTGGGTGCTCTGCTGGCGGCATTGATCATCGGGATCATTGACGCATTTGTCCCTACAGAACTTAGATAG
- a CDS encoding 4Fe-4S dicluster domain-containing protein, translated as MGAITFGDRDELISKGESRVNTLIDKGRDQANLYGAEGTGVLLVLDYDPSDYELPDESSLAGNMSLPSFASPAGGLTIMAALGGLGLSCFRKLRTAREDNVE; from the coding sequence GTGGGAGCTATCACCTTTGGGGACAGGGATGAGCTGATTTCTAAAGGTGAGTCCCGGGTAAACACCCTGATTGATAAGGGTAGGGACCAGGCCAATCTTTATGGTGCAGAGGGAACAGGTGTCCTGCTGGTGTTGGACTACGACCCTTCAGATTATGAACTTCCCGATGAGTCAAGCCTGGCTGGAAACATGAGCCTGCCAAGTTTTGCTTCCCCTGCGGGAGGTTTGACCATAATGGCTGCGTTGGGTGGATTGGGACTCAGCTGTTTCCGTAAACTCCGAACAGCCAGGGAAGATAATGTAGAATAA
- the rpsT gene encoding 30S ribosomal protein S20 has translation MPNTRSAAKRVKTNLIRAKRNKSVKTVLKSSIRRFQEAINSDNVEEAKTALVKACKVIDKAVVHGVIHKNNASRKKSRLARMLNKKIAV, from the coding sequence ATGCCGAACACTAGAAGTGCAGCCAAAAGGGTAAAAACAAATTTAATACGGGCCAAGAGAAATAAGTCCGTTAAAACTGTGCTAAAAAGCAGTATTCGCCGTTTTCAGGAAGCCATAAACTCTGATAATGTAGAGGAGGCTAAAACAGCTTTAGTTAAAGCCTGCAAGGTTATCGATAAAGCTGTGGTACATGGAGTTATACACAAAAATAACGCCTCCCGCAAGAAATCCCGTTTAGCCAGAATGTTAAATAAAAAAATAGCTGTTTAG
- a CDS encoding NAD+ synthase, with protein MKITMAQLNPFVGDIEGNLSKLIQVLSQQENSDLVAVPELFLVGYPPRDLLERSWFIKKTHQAVQKLQEISLRFPETGILVGIPSPAGQTGKKLHNSAILVYQGTVIFSQHKSLMPTYDVFDEARYFEPAPEINIAYFKGEKLGISICEDAWNKPELWPRGRIYALDPIEILAQKGATLFVNISASPFCIGKEEIRYRLISNHSQRHGIPFIYINQVGGNDELIFDGRSMCFDKKGQPITILPSFVEHIETVDTCAPGTPGLYRPQGKIESAFDALVLGLKDYLRKCGFSKAIVGLSGGIDSAVTCCLAQAALGRENVLGISMPSPYSSRGSVEDSRILAENLGIDFKEIEITPIYKAYLNTLNKHFDEKNTEIGVTEENIQARIRGNILMAFSNKYGHLVLSTGNKSEISVGYCTLYGDMSGGLNLLADVPKTLVYEIARFINRKTEIIPKEIMNKPPSAELRPDQLDQDSLPPYPILDKILHNYIDEQLSVEELIALGFDRETVMWVTHTVDKNEYKRKQAAPGLKVTTKAFGVGRRMPIAAKY; from the coding sequence TTGAAAATTACCATGGCTCAGCTGAACCCCTTTGTGGGAGATATTGAAGGAAATTTATCTAAACTCATTCAGGTGTTAAGCCAGCAAGAAAATTCCGACCTGGTGGCAGTCCCAGAATTGTTCCTGGTGGGTTACCCTCCCCGGGATCTGCTGGAAAGATCCTGGTTCATTAAAAAAACCCATCAAGCTGTCCAAAAACTACAGGAAATATCTCTGCGCTTCCCTGAAACCGGAATACTGGTTGGCATCCCTTCCCCCGCCGGTCAGACCGGGAAAAAACTACACAACTCAGCTATTTTGGTATATCAGGGGACAGTCATATTCAGCCAGCACAAATCTCTAATGCCCACCTATGATGTATTTGACGAAGCTCGTTATTTTGAACCGGCTCCGGAAATTAACATAGCCTACTTTAAAGGGGAAAAACTGGGGATTTCAATCTGTGAAGACGCCTGGAATAAACCGGAACTGTGGCCTAGAGGAAGAATTTATGCCCTGGATCCCATAGAAATACTGGCACAAAAAGGTGCAACCCTGTTTGTTAATATTTCCGCTTCCCCCTTTTGTATCGGTAAAGAGGAAATAAGGTACCGCTTGATATCCAACCATTCCCAAAGGCACGGTATCCCTTTTATCTATATAAACCAGGTGGGGGGAAACGATGAATTGATTTTCGACGGCAGAAGCATGTGTTTTGATAAGAAGGGCCAGCCCATCACCATCCTGCCTTCCTTTGTGGAGCATATAGAAACTGTTGATACCTGCGCTCCAGGGACTCCAGGGCTTTACCGCCCCCAGGGAAAAATTGAATCCGCCTTTGATGCCCTGGTGCTGGGATTGAAGGATTACCTGCGCAAGTGCGGTTTTTCAAAAGCCATAGTAGGCCTTTCCGGCGGAATCGATTCTGCCGTTACCTGCTGCCTGGCCCAGGCAGCCTTGGGCCGGGAAAATGTCTTAGGCATCTCTATGCCCTCACCCTATTCCTCCCGGGGTAGTGTGGAGGATTCAAGAATACTGGCGGAAAATTTAGGAATTGATTTTAAAGAAATAGAGATTACACCAATCTACAAGGCCTACCTGAATACCCTAAATAAACATTTTGATGAAAAAAACACCGAAATAGGCGTAACGGAGGAAAATATACAGGCCAGAATTCGAGGCAATATCCTGATGGCCTTTTCTAATAAATACGGTCACCTGGTGTTATCTACGGGAAATAAAAGTGAAATCTCCGTAGGCTACTGTACCCTATATGGAGATATGAGCGGAGGCCTCAACCTCCTGGCCGATGTCCCCAAAACCCTGGTATATGAAATAGCCCGGTTCATCAACCGAAAAACTGAAATCATCCCTAAAGAAATCATGAATAAGCCACCTTCGGCAGAACTTAGGCCGGACCAGCTTGATCAAGATTCCCTTCCCCCTTACCCTATACTGGACAAAATACTTCATAATTATATAGATGAGCAGCTTTCTGTAGAAGAGTTAATAGCCTTGGGCTTTGACCGGGAAACGGTAATGTGGGTTACCCATACGGTAGATAAAAACGAATACAAGCGAAAACAGGCGGCCCCCGGATTAAAGGTAACCACCAAAGCCTTTGGAGTCGGACGAAGAATGCCCATCGCCGCAAAATATTAA